Proteins encoded in a region of the Desulforamulus hydrothermalis Lam5 = DSM 18033 genome:
- a CDS encoding NAD(P)/FAD-dependent oxidoreductase: MKQYDVIVVGAGPAGIFTCYELAVKAPHLKVLLIEKGRNIYQRLCPILQKAIIKCPPPTQKKEYAGCLPACSITNGFGGAGAYSDGKFNITTEFGGWLTDYLPPSEVLELINYVDAINIKHGAVSSATDPSTPAVKDIEKRGLGAGLKLLRARVRHLGTEQNLEILKSIYEFLKNRVHMLFETEVEDLLTDPAQDKHIIKGVVTKEGETYFARKIVVVPGRDGSEWLSGVLKKHGLTMDSNQVDVGVRVETLNAVMEEINENLYEGKFIFRTSVGTTVRTFCSNPAGYVVIENHSGVMLANGHAYKDKNLGSNNTNFALLVSHKFSYPFNKPIEYAKSISRLANDLSNGSVLVQRYGDLKKGCRSTHKRIRVGFVEPTLKEAEPGDLSLVLPYNTLKSIMEMIEALDKVTPGIASEHTLLYGVEAKFYSARPRLTDKFETEIAGLYAGGDGAGITRGLAQAGACGVAIARDIIEKIG, translated from the coding sequence GTGAAACAATATGATGTTATTGTGGTAGGCGCCGGGCCGGCAGGGATATTTACCTGTTACGAATTGGCAGTGAAAGCGCCTCACTTAAAAGTATTGCTGATAGAAAAAGGAAGGAATATTTACCAGCGACTTTGTCCTATTTTGCAAAAAGCCATTATTAAATGCCCGCCACCTACGCAAAAGAAGGAATACGCCGGTTGCTTGCCGGCTTGTTCCATTACCAACGGTTTTGGCGGTGCCGGGGCTTATTCGGACGGCAAGTTTAACATAACTACCGAATTTGGCGGATGGTTAACAGATTACCTGCCTCCTTCTGAGGTTCTGGAATTGATTAACTATGTTGATGCCATAAACATTAAGCATGGTGCTGTTTCGTCAGCCACCGATCCCTCAACGCCGGCAGTTAAAGATATAGAAAAACGTGGTCTGGGTGCAGGTCTTAAATTACTGCGGGCCAGGGTAAGGCATTTGGGAACTGAACAAAACTTAGAAATTCTTAAGAGTATTTACGAGTTCTTAAAAAACCGTGTCCACATGCTGTTTGAAACAGAGGTGGAAGACCTGCTTACCGACCCTGCTCAAGATAAACATATAATTAAAGGTGTGGTTACTAAAGAAGGAGAAACCTATTTTGCCCGCAAAATTGTGGTGGTTCCCGGGCGGGACGGTTCCGAATGGCTTTCCGGAGTATTGAAAAAACACGGTTTAACAATGGATTCTAACCAGGTTGATGTAGGGGTACGGGTGGAAACCCTTAATGCCGTTATGGAGGAGATTAACGAAAACCTGTATGAAGGAAAATTTATTTTCCGTACTTCGGTTGGCACTACAGTAAGAACTTTTTGCAGCAACCCTGCGGGGTATGTGGTAATTGAAAACCACAGCGGTGTTATGCTGGCTAACGGGCACGCCTACAAGGACAAAAACCTGGGCAGTAATAATACTAATTTTGCCCTGCTGGTTTCACATAAGTTTTCTTATCCGTTTAACAAGCCTATTGAGTATGCTAAATCCATCTCCCGCCTGGCTAACGATTTATCCAACGGCAGCGTATTGGTGCAGCGGTACGGTGATCTGAAAAAAGGTTGCCGTTCAACCCACAAACGCATACGGGTTGGTTTTGTGGAACCGACTCTTAAAGAGGCTGAGCCGGGGGACCTCAGTTTAGTGTTGCCTTACAATACCCTGAAAAGTATTATGGAGATGATTGAAGCCCTGGACAAGGTAACACCGGGTATTGCTTCAGAACACACCTTGCTTTACGGCGTTGAGGCTAAATTCTACTCAGCCCGTCCCAGGCTGACGGATAAATTTGAAACCGAAATTGCCGGTTTGTACGCCGGCGGTGACGGGGCAGGCATTACCCGGGGACTGGCTCAGGCCGGTGCCTGTGGGGTGGCCATTGCCAGAGATATTATTGAAAAAATAGGTTAA
- a CDS encoding undecaprenyl-diphosphate phosphatase, whose translation MEDILKALVLGTIQGLTEFLPISSTGHLLLGRKLLGLSEAGLFLDTMLHLGTLLAVVAVFWQDIVYMLKRPFSRLSLLIIVGTIPTAVIGLAFEDFFEEISKTGVTVGWEFLATGLILWAADNIKKRGSKSIDEISFKDAFIVGTLQGAAILPAISRSGLTIAGALFQGINKQAAARFSFLLSLPAILGAVVLQSVKLVGGHAESIGLLPLLAGTVAAALAGYVAVKWMLAIIQRGSLKVFSIYVWLLGIGVLTAQLLGKF comes from the coding sequence ATGGAAGATATTCTTAAAGCATTAGTGCTTGGCACTATCCAAGGGTTAACTGAATTCTTGCCCATCAGCAGCACCGGGCATTTATTGTTGGGCAGAAAACTTTTAGGTTTATCAGAAGCCGGGTTATTTCTGGATACCATGCTCCACCTGGGAACTTTGCTGGCGGTGGTGGCAGTTTTTTGGCAGGATATTGTATATATGCTGAAACGCCCCTTCAGCCGGCTTAGTTTATTAATTATAGTCGGAACCATTCCTACCGCCGTTATTGGACTGGCCTTTGAAGATTTTTTTGAAGAGATTTCCAAAACCGGTGTTACAGTGGGATGGGAGTTTTTAGCTACCGGTTTGATTCTTTGGGCGGCTGATAACATAAAGAAAAGAGGCAGTAAAAGCATAGATGAGATTTCCTTTAAAGATGCCTTTATTGTCGGTACCCTGCAAGGGGCAGCCATTTTACCCGCCATTTCTCGCTCCGGCTTAACAATTGCCGGTGCCTTGTTCCAAGGTATTAATAAGCAAGCCGCCGCTCGTTTTTCATTTCTGCTTTCTTTGCCGGCCATTCTGGGCGCAGTGGTACTGCAAAGCGTCAAGCTGGTGGGCGGACATGCCGAATCCATTGGCCTGCTCCCCCTGCTGGCGGGAACCGTTGCAGCCGCCCTTGCCGGTTATGTAGCTGTTAAATGGATGCTGGCCATTATCCAGCGCGGCTCTCTGAAAGTATTTTCCATCTATGTTTGGCTTTTAGGTATCGGCGTTCTTACGGCACAGCTGCTGGGCAAATTTTAA
- a CDS encoding SLC13 family permease, with protein sequence MDNKFILSSIIFILTYALIVSEKINRTVVALAGAVVVLFAGLVTQDKAVEYIDWNTIGLLVGMMIIVGITRRTGVFEYLALKSAIKAKGDPMTILIFLSVITAVASAFLDNVTAVLLVVPVTFSICKELQINPIPFIITEILACNIGGTATLIGDPPNIMISGPAGISFMEFIYNLGPIAVVVFIVTVAILRIIYRKDLQADHELMEKITQLNPAEQIKDKKLLTKCLWALGLTILGFGLHALIHLPTATIALGGAVLLMLMTREEPEHVLESVEWPTIFFFVGLFVLVGALEENGVIHWVAESALHLTGGEIVTTGLLILWLSALASTFVDNIPFVATMIPLLLQMGQMGGIADLNPLWWSLALGACLGGNGSLVGAAANVIVAGMVEKRGYHLGFLSFMKIAFPLMLLSIIMATVYLLLFIY encoded by the coding sequence ATGGACAATAAATTTATCCTTTCAAGCATTATCTTTATTCTTACTTATGCCTTAATTGTTTCGGAAAAAATTAATCGTACAGTGGTAGCACTGGCCGGAGCAGTGGTGGTTTTGTTTGCCGGCTTAGTTACCCAGGATAAAGCAGTTGAATATATTGATTGGAACACCATCGGCCTGCTGGTGGGTATGATGATTATTGTCGGCATCACCCGCCGCACCGGTGTCTTTGAATACCTGGCCCTTAAGTCGGCCATCAAAGCGAAAGGCGACCCGATGACCATTCTTATATTTTTGTCCGTCATTACAGCTGTAGCTTCAGCCTTTTTGGACAATGTGACAGCTGTCCTGCTGGTGGTACCGGTAACCTTTTCTATTTGCAAAGAACTGCAAATTAACCCGATTCCTTTTATTATTACGGAAATCCTGGCCTGCAACATTGGCGGCACCGCCACCCTCATTGGTGATCCGCCTAATATTATGATTAGCGGCCCGGCCGGCATATCTTTTATGGAATTTATTTATAACCTGGGTCCCATAGCGGTAGTTGTATTTATTGTCACGGTGGCCATACTGCGAATCATTTACCGTAAAGATTTACAAGCAGACCATGAACTGATGGAAAAAATAACCCAACTTAACCCGGCAGAACAAATTAAAGATAAAAAACTGTTAACTAAGTGCTTATGGGCATTGGGGCTTACCATTTTAGGTTTTGGACTGCATGCCCTGATTCATCTGCCCACTGCCACCATTGCTCTGGGCGGCGCCGTACTGTTAATGCTGATGACCAGAGAAGAACCGGAACATGTGCTGGAAAGCGTAGAGTGGCCCACTATTTTTTTCTTTGTAGGCTTGTTTGTGCTGGTTGGCGCCCTGGAAGAAAACGGGGTTATTCACTGGGTGGCAGAAAGTGCTTTGCATTTGACCGGCGGGGAGATCGTTACCACCGGGTTGTTAATCCTCTGGCTGTCTGCCCTGGCATCCACCTTTGTGGACAATATACCCTTTGTGGCCACCATGATTCCTTTATTGCTGCAGATGGGGCAAATGGGCGGTATTGCTGACTTAAATCCTCTCTGGTGGTCCCTCGCCCTGGGGGCCTGCCTGGGTGGCAACGGTTCTCTGGTAGGAGCTGCCGCCAATGTTATTGTGGCCGGTATGGTGGAAAAAAGAGGGTATCACCTGGGTTTTTTATCTTTTATGAAAATTGCTTTTCCGTTGATGCTTTTGTCAATAATCATGGCTACCGTTTATCTGCTGCTGTTTATTTACTAG
- a CDS encoding TerC family protein, producing the protein MEVFSVEFFSALLAIIIIDLVLAGDNAIVIGLAARNLPAEHQKQVIVWGTVGAVVVRAVATLAVVWLLKIPGLLLVGGILLIWIAYKLLIEEKNHEHMKAHDNRWAAIRTIIIADAVMGLDNVLAVAGSAHGSFLLVVLGLLISVPIMVWGSTFIIKWMERFPFIIYIGSGVIALTAAKMIIDEPFLKVFFAAYPLLKYVLITVIVGGVLLAGKAKKQKNLSCRQS; encoded by the coding sequence ATGGAAGTGTTTTCAGTAGAATTTTTTTCTGCTCTGCTGGCCATCATTATTATTGATTTAGTATTAGCCGGCGACAATGCCATTGTAATCGGCCTGGCCGCCAGGAATTTACCTGCCGAGCACCAAAAACAAGTTATTGTTTGGGGAACCGTGGGGGCTGTGGTGGTGCGTGCAGTGGCTACCCTGGCAGTGGTATGGCTGTTGAAAATCCCCGGTCTGTTGCTGGTCGGCGGCATCCTGCTTATTTGGATAGCTTATAAACTCTTAATTGAAGAAAAAAACCACGAGCATATGAAAGCACATGACAATCGCTGGGCCGCCATTCGCACCATAATTATTGCAGATGCCGTGATGGGATTGGATAACGTGCTGGCGGTGGCGGGTTCAGCCCACGGCAGTTTCTTACTGGTCGTCCTTGGCTTGCTCATCAGTGTGCCTATTATGGTTTGGGGCAGTACTTTTATTATTAAATGGATGGAACGTTTCCCTTTTATCATTTATATCGGCTCCGGCGTTATTGCTCTGACCGCTGCCAAAATGATTATTGACGAACCTTTTTTGAAAGTCTTTTTCGCCGCTTATCCCTTGCTCAAGTATGTCTTAATAACGGTTATTGTAGGCGGTGTTTTGCTGGCAGGAAAAGCTAAGAAACAGAAAAACTTATCATGCCGGCAATCCTAA
- a CDS encoding ABC transporter permease: MSKLESTAIPISNLQLAFSVLLVLITGLISALLKLGLLKSLLWGTVRTFVQLTLVGYALTYIFKVNNLGLIIVIITLMCYVASRTAVKRTPNVPHYPSLLAFISLLASTYLVGTLVTVLIIAPDPWYSAKIVIPIFGMILGNSMNGIALSLDRLYAEARSRSAEIEAMLTFGATPWEAARSSVREALRAGMTPTINSLMVVGLVSLPGMMTGQILGGADPNEAVRYQIVVMLMITAAVAIGCLILVGLSYKKLFNEDGALQPFLRQSKK, from the coding sequence ATGTCTAAGTTGGAAAGCACCGCCATACCCATTTCCAACCTGCAGCTGGCCTTTTCAGTGCTGCTGGTGCTGATTACCGGGTTAATTTCCGCTCTTTTAAAGCTGGGGCTGCTTAAATCTTTGCTTTGGGGAACCGTTCGTACCTTTGTGCAGCTTACCCTGGTGGGCTATGCCCTGACGTATATTTTTAAAGTCAATAATTTAGGGCTTATTATTGTTATTATCACCCTGATGTGTTATGTTGCTTCCAGAACAGCAGTTAAAAGAACCCCCAACGTGCCCCATTATCCCTCACTGCTGGCTTTTATATCTCTTTTAGCCAGCACTTACCTGGTTGGCACCCTGGTTACAGTTTTGATTATTGCCCCGGACCCCTGGTACTCAGCCAAAATTGTTATTCCCATTTTCGGTATGATTCTTGGCAATTCTATGAACGGCATTGCTCTCTCCCTGGATCGTCTATACGCCGAAGCCAGATCCCGCTCAGCTGAAATTGAAGCTATGTTAACCTTTGGGGCTACCCCCTGGGAGGCTGCGCGCAGCAGCGTGCGGGAGGCACTGCGGGCAGGTATGACACCTACCATTAATTCTTTAATGGTGGTGGGCCTGGTAAGTTTGCCCGGCATGATGACCGGACAGATTCTGGGCGGCGCTGACCCTAATGAGGCTGTGCGTTACCAAATAGTTGTTATGTTGATGATTACCGCCGCTGTCGCTATCGGTTGTTTAATTCTGGTGGGGCTTTCCTATAAAAAATTGTTTAATGAGGACGGGGCTTTGCAACCCTTTCTTCGTCAGAGCAAAAAATAG
- a CDS encoding ABC transporter ATP-binding protein produces MLFNFQNINYTLGGNPARQINLTGSLAAGNVLVVRGASGAGKSTLLRALAKLQPCHGEAFLLGQSWHHIPPPVWRIKVHYLAQQPALFDGSVADNLAKPFTTNLGSKHKFDPDRAKALMQELLLDEKLWLQDAQTLSGGEAARVAFIRSLLIEPRVLLLDEPTAALDEAARSAFYKLLSRWLREPNRAVLLVSHINDYHILPNVSFIDISPA; encoded by the coding sequence ATGTTGTTTAACTTTCAAAACATCAACTATACCCTTGGCGGCAACCCGGCCCGCCAAATTAACCTTACCGGTTCATTAGCCGCCGGCAATGTTCTGGTGGTGCGGGGAGCTTCCGGTGCCGGCAAATCAACTTTGCTGAGGGCCTTGGCAAAACTGCAGCCCTGCCACGGTGAGGCATTTTTACTCGGACAGAGTTGGCACCACATACCGCCCCCCGTCTGGCGGATCAAGGTCCACTACCTGGCCCAACAGCCGGCCCTGTTTGACGGCAGCGTGGCCGATAACCTGGCAAAGCCCTTTACCACAAACCTGGGCAGCAAGCATAAATTTGACCCCGACCGGGCAAAAGCTCTGATGCAGGAACTGTTGCTGGATGAAAAGCTATGGCTGCAGGATGCCCAAACACTTTCCGGCGGCGAAGCTGCCCGGGTAGCTTTTATCCGGTCCCTTCTGATCGAGCCCCGGGTTTTATTATTGGATGAACCAACGGCCGCTCTGGACGAAGCGGCCAGAAGTGCTTTTTACAAACTCTTGTCCCGCTGGCTCAGAGAACCAAACCGGGCCGTCCTGCTGGTATCGCACATTAATGATTATCATATTTTGCCAAATGTATCCTTTATCGATATTTCGCCCGCCTAA
- a CDS encoding putative ABC transporter permease has translation MMKRFLIYGMLGWSMEVLWTGFLSALAGDWRLTSTTYLWMFPIYGLAVLLEPLHHNIRSLPWWLRGCIWVAAIWLIEAGSGFVIKTITGKIPWDYTGQSPWQIAGLIRLDMAPLWFIVGFLFERLHDFLVHKVALQ, from the coding sequence ATTATGAAGCGATTTCTTATTTACGGCATGCTGGGATGGTCTATGGAGGTATTATGGACAGGCTTTTTGTCTGCACTGGCCGGGGATTGGCGTTTGACATCCACTACTTATCTCTGGATGTTCCCTATTTACGGCCTGGCGGTACTTCTTGAACCGTTGCATCACAATATCCGTTCGCTTCCCTGGTGGCTGCGGGGTTGTATCTGGGTTGCTGCCATTTGGTTAATTGAGGCTGGCAGCGGGTTTGTCATCAAAACCATTACCGGTAAAATTCCCTGGGACTATACCGGGCAGTCCCCCTGGCAAATAGCGGGGCTGATCCGGCTGGACATGGCGCCGCTGTGGTTTATAGTGGGCTTTTTATTTGAACGGCTGCATGATTTTCTGGTGCATAAGGTTGCGTTACAGTAA
- a CDS encoding HD-GYP domain-containing protein, translated as MLKLKKKRQPKRSELLWRMQQLERQNQELLQTNQLLRSKVREISFLHGILTDLIKTCDFEGTVEAILDMAMKITGSEAGLILQAHRTSDRLQVIAARGEFADAVTAYLQRHAHLVQPCFVSQVVKLNCRHPAFSPLQQRDVALRSLMAVPLQVDQAVIGVLILMHRHQGQDDHCIEYTDHDRKTVLAFAGQAAFILDNTRMKIEYGRQDVYLKSISALSSAIDAKDAYTRNHSRNVARYAVALGEGLGLSGEELTHIHFGAILHDIGKIGVPEYILNKPGRLSQEEFQAIKEHPATGARILAPIDFLKESLNVVLYHHERYDGSGYPEGLKGESIPYTARLVSIADAWDAMTSQRSYRAALPVAAAVRELQQAAGTQFDPVMVKVFTDLVKHNPAMMCAGDVNPG; from the coding sequence ATGTTAAAGCTGAAAAAAAAACGGCAGCCAAAGCGCTCGGAACTTCTCTGGCGCATGCAGCAGTTGGAACGGCAAAATCAAGAGCTGCTTCAGACAAATCAGCTGCTGCGCAGCAAAGTTAGGGAAATCAGTTTTCTGCACGGCATTTTGACGGATTTAATTAAGACCTGTGATTTTGAAGGTACGGTAGAAGCTATTCTGGATATGGCCATGAAAATAACCGGTAGCGAAGCAGGCTTAATCTTGCAGGCGCACCGCACTTCTGACCGTTTACAGGTGATTGCTGCCAGAGGAGAGTTTGCGGATGCGGTGACAGCTTATTTACAAAGACATGCTCATCTGGTACAGCCCTGTTTTGTTTCACAGGTGGTGAAGCTAAACTGTCGGCATCCAGCTTTCAGCCCCTTGCAGCAAAGGGATGTTGCCTTACGTTCCTTAATGGCAGTGCCGCTGCAAGTAGACCAAGCGGTAATCGGTGTGCTTATTTTAATGCACCGGCACCAGGGACAAGACGATCATTGCATAGAATATACAGACCATGACCGTAAAACGGTGTTGGCTTTTGCCGGCCAGGCAGCATTTATTTTAGACAATACCCGGATGAAAATTGAGTATGGCAGGCAAGACGTTTATTTAAAGAGCATTTCTGCCTTAAGCTCGGCCATAGATGCCAAGGATGCCTATACACGCAACCATTCTCGAAATGTGGCCAGGTATGCAGTGGCGCTGGGTGAGGGGCTGGGGCTGTCCGGTGAGGAATTAACCCATATTCACTTTGGTGCTATTTTGCATGATATTGGTAAGATCGGCGTACCCGAATACATTCTGAACAAGCCGGGACGTCTGTCGCAGGAGGAATTTCAAGCCATTAAGGAACACCCTGCCACCGGTGCCCGCATCCTGGCCCCCATAGATTTTCTCAAAGAGTCCCTGAATGTGGTGCTTTACCATCACGAACGTTATGACGGCAGCGGGTATCCCGAAGGACTAAAGGGAGAGTCCATACCCTATACGGCACGCTTGGTCAGTATTGCAGACGCTTGGGATGCTATGACCTCGCAGCGGTCTTACCGGGCCGCCTTGCCTGTGGCGGCCGCCGTCCGGGAACTGCAGCAGGCAGCGGGCACCCAATTTGATCCTGTAATGGTAAAAGTTTTTACCGATCTGGTCAAACATAA